A part of Streptomyces sp. NBC_01210 genomic DNA contains:
- a CDS encoding HD-GYP domain-containing protein, translating to MKAIPTAARAYILCAVLGAVACALPVLPALPALPVPPVLPVPRPVAEAPWSAVLMLAGLYAVCELPARCRYLGDSVPVAAGSFFPVLLAAAFLLPPAAAALVAVPGALLGRVDRRPAGVRRVWRAAQLALATWGAAQAYLLLNGERTLRAPDFPYALLPAAAGALAFCLVLTALDVGILATAERLPVRTAWRGMLVRSAAPHCVHGLAGLMMAVLWRSPYGPLSALFVLLPMYISCWIFAQYHRERAAHQATIRALVQAVDIKDKYTRGHSERVGRASVLIARELSMEEERLEVLRFAGILHDVGKLGVPTRVLRKDGPLTPDERRVIELHPEYGHEMVRGIGFLGEARAAILHHHERLDGSGYPYGLAGGQIPEFARVVAVADAFDAMTSTRSYRRARPVAVALEELRRCAGTQFDPEMVRALAKALDRHGWETAVTSDEPAGVMSDEPVAVTSDQPVAVTSDQPAAVARESARVARGPDLRGNVPPQPEPPPVAVPGRDDGAAGGPG from the coding sequence GTGAAGGCCATACCGACGGCGGCACGCGCGTACATTCTGTGCGCCGTACTGGGCGCTGTGGCGTGTGCGCTGCCCGTACTGCCTGCACTGCCTGCACTGCCTGTACCGCCCGTACTGCCCGTGCCGCGGCCTGTCGCCGAGGCCCCCTGGAGCGCCGTACTGATGCTCGCCGGGCTCTACGCCGTGTGCGAGCTGCCCGCCCGCTGCCGCTACCTCGGCGACTCCGTGCCGGTGGCTGCCGGATCGTTCTTCCCCGTACTCCTCGCCGCCGCTTTTCTGCTGCCGCCCGCCGCGGCCGCGCTCGTCGCCGTGCCCGGTGCGCTGCTGGGGCGGGTCGACCGGCGCCCGGCCGGAGTGCGCCGGGTCTGGCGCGCCGCGCAGCTCGCGCTCGCGACCTGGGGCGCGGCACAGGCGTATCTGCTGCTGAATGGTGAGCGGACACTGCGGGCACCGGACTTTCCGTACGCGCTGCTGCCGGCGGCCGCCGGTGCGCTCGCCTTCTGCCTGGTGCTGACCGCGCTCGACGTCGGCATCCTGGCCACCGCGGAACGCCTGCCCGTACGGACCGCCTGGCGCGGGATGCTGGTGCGCTCGGCGGCGCCGCACTGTGTGCACGGACTCGCCGGACTGATGATGGCGGTGCTGTGGCGCAGCCCGTACGGGCCGCTCTCCGCGCTCTTCGTCCTGCTGCCGATGTACATCTCCTGCTGGATCTTCGCCCAGTACCACCGTGAGCGCGCCGCCCATCAGGCGACCATCCGGGCGCTGGTGCAGGCCGTCGACATCAAGGACAAGTACACCCGCGGGCACAGCGAGCGGGTGGGGCGTGCGTCGGTGCTGATCGCGCGCGAACTGAGCATGGAGGAGGAGCGGCTCGAGGTGCTCCGGTTCGCCGGGATACTCCACGACGTCGGCAAGCTCGGGGTGCCGACGCGGGTGCTGCGCAAGGACGGTCCGCTGACGCCGGACGAGCGGCGGGTGATCGAGCTGCATCCGGAGTACGGGCACGAGATGGTGCGCGGCATCGGCTTCCTGGGGGAGGCGCGGGCGGCGATCCTGCACCATCACGAGCGGCTGGACGGGAGCGGTTACCCGTACGGGCTGGCCGGGGGCCAGATCCCGGAGTTCGCGCGGGTGGTGGCTGTGGCGGACGCGTTCGACGCGATGACCTCGACCCGGTCGTACCGGCGGGCCCGCCCGGTGGCGGTGGCGCTGGAGGAGCTTCGGCGGTGCGCGGGGACGCAGTTCGACCCGGAGATGGTGCGGGCGCTGGCCAAGGCGCTGGATCGGCACGGCTGGGAGACGGCGGTGACGTCGGACGAGCCGGCGGGGGTGATGTCGGACGAGCCGGTAGCGGTGACCTCGGACCAGCCGGTGGCGGTGACCTCGGACCAGCCGGCGGCAGTGGCGCGCGAGTCTGCGAGGGTGGCGCGTGGGCCGGACCTGCGAGGAAACGTGCCGCCTCAGCCGGAGCCGCCGCCCGTGGCAGTGCCCGGGCGCGACGACGGTGCGGCGGGTGGCCCGGGGTGA
- a CDS encoding HD-GYP domain-containing protein: MIRRPGVIVGALYTAAALLIGAGLAWTAWQGVDEPGNALAFGALILVGELVRWGALPGEREPAPLAAAGALAYALLGECAGEPTTHGVLQVVAVVVAAALVGAVPHVARGSGPALDHVARRVLTVGFAAVCFQPLYNSGELGKVIGHGAYHAVFLLVLLGLTALCDAVIAAAMLRARTLPHSAKRMGGTPVPYGPLLRDELRALLGIGSAVCATGAVMALAVAVAGLWALPVFCVPLLLTQLSFRRYTAVRTTNRQTIASLARSTEIAGYTQSGHARRVAALSTAVGRELGLSGPDLTVLEYAALMHDIGQLSLVDPVPEGATALLPAAEQRRIALLGGAVVRQTGVPVAVAVVVERQADPYREQPLPARIVRTVNAYDDLTGGSGGTAGGALTALERLRLGTAHDYQPEVVESLARVLARGGLAPVPPG, encoded by the coding sequence GTGATACGGCGGCCCGGCGTCATCGTCGGCGCCCTGTACACCGCCGCCGCCCTGCTCATCGGGGCCGGGCTGGCCTGGACCGCGTGGCAAGGAGTGGACGAGCCCGGGAACGCCCTCGCCTTCGGTGCCCTCATTCTCGTCGGCGAACTCGTCCGGTGGGGGGCCCTGCCCGGCGAGCGGGAGCCGGCGCCACTCGCGGCCGCCGGGGCGCTCGCGTATGCGCTGCTCGGCGAGTGCGCGGGGGAGCCCACCACCCATGGTGTCCTCCAGGTCGTCGCCGTCGTCGTCGCCGCCGCGCTCGTCGGCGCCGTACCGCATGTGGCGCGCGGGAGCGGGCCCGCGCTCGATCATGTGGCGCGTCGGGTGCTGACCGTCGGGTTCGCAGCCGTGTGCTTCCAGCCGCTGTACAACTCGGGCGAGTTGGGAAAAGTCATCGGGCACGGGGCATACCATGCGGTCTTCCTCCTCGTCCTGCTCGGACTGACCGCCCTGTGCGACGCGGTCATAGCCGCCGCGATGCTGCGCGCCCGCACCCTCCCCCACAGCGCCAAGCGCATGGGAGGTACCCCCGTTCCGTACGGGCCGCTGCTGCGCGACGAGCTGAGGGCCCTCCTCGGAATCGGCTCCGCCGTCTGCGCCACCGGAGCCGTAATGGCGCTCGCCGTCGCCGTCGCCGGGCTGTGGGCGCTTCCTGTGTTCTGCGTACCCCTCCTGCTCACCCAGCTGTCCTTCCGGCGCTACACCGCGGTCAGGACCACCAACCGGCAGACCATCGCCTCCCTCGCCCGCTCCACCGAAATCGCCGGCTACACCCAGTCCGGCCACGCCCGCCGAGTCGCCGCGCTCAGCACCGCCGTCGGGCGCGAGCTGGGGCTCTCCGGGCCCGATCTGACCGTTCTGGAGTACGCGGCGCTGATGCACGACATCGGCCAGCTCTCTCTCGTCGACCCCGTACCGGAGGGCGCCACCGCTCTGCTGCCCGCCGCCGAGCAGCGACGTATCGCGCTCCTCGGCGGAGCCGTCGTCCGCCAGACCGGCGTCCCCGTGGCCGTCGCCGTCGTCGTGGAGCGCCAGGCAGATCCGTACCGGGAACAGCCGCTGCCCGCCAGGATCGTCCGGACCGTCAACGCATACGACGATCTCACCGGGGGAAGCGGAGGAACAGCGGGCGGGGCGCTCACGGCACTCGAACGGCTGCGGCTCGGCACCGCCCACGACTACCAGCCGGAGGTTGTCGAATCGCTTGCCAGAGTCCTCGCACGAGGCGGTCTGGCCCCGGTCCCACCTGGGTAA
- a CDS encoding tetratricopeptide repeat protein: MRIFGKVRHRPSASWRQATDRAFTLIGDGRYEDAGALLTRAADLEPWLSESWFNLALLHKFRHDWEQARAAGLRAVALLDKETGAPDWWNVGIAATALQDWPLARRSWQAYGLKVPGAAAANGEPVGMELGSAAVRLSPEGEAEVVWGRRLDPARIEVLSIPLPSSGRRWGEVVLHDGVPHGERTTTAGPSYPVFDEIELWAPSPVPTWVVLLEAATEADRDALEQLAADAGFAAEDWSSSVRLLCRACSESRMPSAEGEGEHLDPHDHSEPGHPGPLGHRTAGDLWSPERECGIAAPAGLVRGLLDSWVADSPDSREWRDLEEVC, translated from the coding sequence GTGAGGATCTTCGGGAAGGTACGGCATCGGCCCTCCGCCTCTTGGCGGCAGGCCACCGACCGCGCGTTCACGCTGATCGGCGACGGGCGGTACGAGGACGCGGGAGCGCTGCTGACACGGGCCGCGGACCTTGAGCCCTGGCTCTCCGAGTCCTGGTTCAACCTGGCGCTGCTGCACAAGTTCCGGCACGACTGGGAGCAGGCGCGCGCCGCAGGACTGCGTGCCGTCGCCCTGCTCGACAAGGAGACCGGCGCCCCCGACTGGTGGAACGTCGGAATCGCCGCCACCGCACTGCAGGACTGGCCGCTGGCCCGTCGCTCCTGGCAGGCCTACGGACTCAAGGTGCCGGGTGCGGCCGCCGCGAACGGCGAGCCGGTCGGCATGGAGCTGGGAAGTGCGGCCGTCCGTCTCTCGCCCGAGGGCGAGGCCGAAGTGGTGTGGGGCCGCAGGCTCGACCCGGCACGGATAGAAGTGCTCTCCATCCCGCTGCCGTCCTCCGGGCGCCGCTGGGGCGAGGTCGTCCTGCACGACGGAGTGCCCCACGGTGAGCGGACCACCACCGCGGGACCGTCCTACCCCGTCTTCGACGAGATCGAGCTCTGGGCCCCCTCGCCCGTACCCACCTGGGTGGTCCTGCTCGAGGCCGCGACCGAGGCCGACCGGGACGCCCTGGAGCAGCTCGCCGCCGACGCCGGATTCGCAGCCGAGGACTGGTCCTCGTCGGTGCGGCTGCTGTGCCGGGCCTGTTCCGAGAGCCGTATGCCCAGTGCCGAGGGCGAGGGCGAGCACCTCGACCCGCACGACCACAGCGAGCCGGGACACCCGGGGCCGCTGGGCCATCGCACGGCCGGCGATCTGTGGTCCCCGGAGCGCGAGTGCGGCATCGCGGCGCCCGCCGGGCTCGTACGCGGCCTGCTGGACAGCTGGGTCGCGGACAGCCCGGACTCCCGTGAGTGGCGGGATCTCGAGGAAGTCTGCTGA
- the def gene encoding peptide deformylase, which produces MASQQETDQQVNDGFVVDTEDCEERELAYRERGTSRLITVVGNPVLHKECKDVTEFDDKLAALIDDMFASQRTAEGVGLAANQIGVDLKVFVYDCMDDEGVRHVGVVCNPVLEELPAERRVLDEANEGCLSVPTAYAALARPDYAVVRGQDAEGKPIKVRGTGYFARCLQHETDHLYGYLYIDRLSKRDRKDALRQMEEGTPRYETVPNA; this is translated from the coding sequence ATGGCGTCGCAGCAGGAGACGGACCAGCAGGTCAACGATGGTTTCGTCGTGGACACGGAAGACTGCGAGGAGCGCGAGCTGGCGTACCGCGAGCGTGGCACCTCGCGCCTGATCACGGTCGTCGGCAATCCGGTGCTCCACAAGGAGTGCAAGGACGTCACCGAGTTCGACGACAAGCTCGCCGCTCTCATCGACGACATGTTCGCCAGCCAGCGGACGGCGGAGGGCGTGGGCCTGGCCGCCAACCAGATCGGCGTGGACCTGAAGGTCTTCGTCTACGACTGCATGGACGACGAAGGCGTACGTCACGTCGGCGTCGTCTGCAACCCGGTGCTCGAGGAGCTGCCGGCCGAGCGCCGTGTCCTGGACGAGGCCAACGAGGGCTGCCTGTCCGTCCCGACGGCGTACGCGGCGCTGGCGCGTCCCGACTACGCGGTGGTGCGCGGACAGGACGCCGAGGGCAAGCCGATCAAGGTGCGTGGCACGGGGTACTTCGCCCGCTGCCTGCAGCACGAGACGGACCACCTGTACGGATACCTGTACATCGACCGGCTCTCGAAGCGGGACCGCAAGGACGCACTGCGGCAGATGGAAGAGGGCACGCCGCGCTACGAGACCGTCCCGAACGCCTGA
- a CDS encoding helix-turn-helix domain-containing protein — translation MLKNVAAVLLDEVHPFELGVVCEVFGLDRSDEGLPVYDFAAVSAEGPTLHTHAGFTISTPYGLERLDEADLIAVTTGGSYPTRGYPDELLDALRRAVDRGARVLSVCSGAFVLGAAGLLDGRRCTTHWRHAQALARRHPRALVDPDVLYVDEGPVITSAGTAAAIDACLHVVRQEHGPEVANKVARRMVIPPHRDGGQAQYIERPLPRTPCDTVGDVLSWMERHLDREMTVEQLAARAHMSPRTFARRFQQETGTTPYRWLLRQRVLLSQELLESTDETVDAIAGRAGFGNAAGLRHHFLRTLGTTPNAYRRTFRGPVRDVA, via the coding sequence ATGCTGAAAAATGTGGCTGCCGTCCTGCTGGACGAGGTGCACCCCTTCGAACTCGGCGTCGTCTGCGAGGTGTTCGGCCTCGACCGCAGCGACGAAGGACTGCCCGTCTACGACTTCGCCGCGGTCTCCGCCGAGGGCCCCACCCTGCACACCCATGCCGGGTTCACCATCAGCACTCCGTACGGCCTCGAACGGCTGGACGAGGCCGACCTGATCGCCGTCACCACCGGCGGCTCGTACCCCACCCGCGGCTATCCCGACGAACTCCTCGACGCACTGCGCCGCGCCGTGGACCGCGGCGCCCGTGTGCTCAGCGTCTGCTCCGGCGCGTTCGTCCTCGGTGCCGCGGGACTGCTCGACGGCCGCCGCTGCACCACCCACTGGCGGCATGCGCAGGCGCTGGCCCGCCGCCATCCGCGGGCCCTCGTGGACCCCGATGTGCTGTACGTCGACGAGGGGCCGGTGATCACCTCGGCCGGCACCGCTGCGGCGATCGACGCCTGCCTCCATGTCGTACGCCAGGAGCACGGCCCCGAGGTCGCCAACAAAGTCGCCCGGCGGATGGTGATCCCGCCGCACCGCGACGGCGGGCAGGCGCAGTACATCGAGCGCCCACTGCCACGCACCCCCTGCGACACCGTCGGCGACGTGCTGTCCTGGATGGAACGGCATCTGGACCGCGAGATGACCGTCGAGCAGCTCGCGGCCCGTGCCCATATGTCACCGCGCACCTTCGCCCGCCGCTTCCAGCAGGAGACGGGGACCACTCCGTACCGCTGGCTGCTGCGCCAACGGGTACTGCTGTCACAGGAGTTGCTGGAGTCGACGGACGAGACGGTGGATGCGATCGCGGGCCGCGCCGGCTTCGGGAACGCGGCGGGGCTGCGCCACCACTTCCTCCGTACGCTCGGCACCACACCGAACGCGTACCGCCGGACCTTCCGAGGCCCGGTGCGCGACGTCGCGTGA
- a CDS encoding FAD-dependent monooxygenase, which produces MIQNVLISGASIAGPALAYWLGRHGFRPTVVELAPALRDGGQAVDFRGETHLTVLERMGVLNDLRRIQTGGSPMRFVDDDGRQLLYLPAEFAGGGIEVLRGDLARVLHKHSLPRAEYIFGDSITNLTENSSGAQVDFRHGASRTFDLVIGADGLHSNVRRIAFGPEKDYVSHLGYYAATWQLSNYPGLAKGSVCYNAPGRLASFGADHRDPEQAGAFFVFAAPQVSYDRHDLDQQKALITKAFTGLGWEVPRLLESLQQAPDLYFDSISRADVDTWSTGRIGLVGDAAFGATIGGMGTGAAVVAAYVLAGELARAKGDHRVAFTRYESRLRRYVTGCQKGGDRTGKFLAPGTRTGIRVRNSLLSRRLLMNGMLKLGEKVSSVAALPDYRPSPLAPTDAA; this is translated from the coding sequence ATGATCCAGAACGTCCTCATCTCCGGCGCGAGCATCGCCGGTCCGGCGTTGGCCTACTGGCTGGGGCGCCACGGCTTCAGGCCCACAGTCGTCGAGTTGGCCCCGGCCCTGCGCGACGGCGGCCAGGCCGTCGACTTCCGCGGCGAGACGCACCTGACCGTGCTGGAGCGGATGGGTGTACTGAACGATCTGCGCCGGATCCAGACCGGAGGCAGCCCGATGCGCTTCGTCGACGACGACGGTCGGCAACTGCTGTACCTGCCTGCCGAGTTCGCTGGCGGTGGCATAGAGGTGCTGCGCGGTGATCTGGCCCGGGTGCTGCACAAGCACAGCCTCCCCCGGGCCGAGTACATCTTCGGCGACTCGATCACCAACCTCACCGAGAACTCGTCCGGCGCACAGGTCGACTTCCGGCACGGAGCCTCACGCACGTTCGACCTGGTGATCGGCGCGGACGGGCTGCACTCCAACGTCCGCCGCATCGCCTTCGGTCCGGAGAAGGACTATGTGAGCCACCTCGGTTACTACGCGGCCACCTGGCAGCTCTCCAACTACCCGGGCCTGGCGAAGGGCTCGGTCTGCTACAACGCTCCGGGCCGACTCGCCTCCTTCGGCGCCGACCACCGGGACCCCGAGCAGGCAGGGGCCTTTTTCGTCTTCGCCGCGCCTCAGGTGTCGTACGACCGTCACGACCTCGATCAGCAGAAGGCGCTGATCACCAAGGCCTTCACCGGCCTCGGCTGGGAAGTGCCGCGACTCCTCGAATCCCTGCAGCAGGCGCCGGACCTGTACTTCGACTCCATCAGCCGGGCGGACGTGGACACCTGGTCCACGGGCCGGATCGGTCTCGTCGGAGACGCCGCGTTCGGGGCCACCATCGGCGGCATGGGAACGGGGGCCGCGGTGGTCGCCGCCTACGTACTGGCCGGCGAACTCGCGCGGGCCAAGGGCGACCACCGGGTGGCCTTCACCCGCTACGAGAGCAGACTTCGGCGGTACGTCACGGGCTGCCAGAAGGGCGGCGACCGCACCGGAAAATTCCTCGCCCCCGGCACCAGGACCGGCATACGCGTGCGCAACAGCCTATTGTCCCGGCGCCTGCTCATGAACGGCATGCTCAAACTGGGAGAGAAGGTCAGCAGCGTCGCAGCCCTGCCCGACTACCGACCGAGCCCACTCGCGCCAACGGACGCCGCGTGA
- a CDS encoding TetR/AcrR family transcriptional regulator yields the protein MGDKHVETMRLLWGPHPRPARGPKPTLDLDRIARAGIEVADSEGLGAVSMQRVAALLDVTKMALYRYVPGKAELVALMVDAGLGPYPTGAERHDGWRDRLEDWARRLIAVFRRHPWALDATVGPRVMGPAELSWMERAISALDDTGLSGAERMDAAVLLAGHVRAIVQQTRAAGPAGNPEAQLGAILGELMQAHGERFPALTAALASAARPGEGDQAWEFGLQRILDGLAVLIDQRAR from the coding sequence ATGGGTGACAAGCACGTCGAGACGATGCGGCTGCTGTGGGGACCCCACCCCAGGCCCGCGCGAGGCCCCAAACCGACACTTGACCTGGACCGCATCGCGCGGGCCGGGATCGAGGTCGCCGACTCCGAGGGCTTGGGCGCTGTGTCCATGCAACGGGTCGCCGCGCTGCTGGACGTCACCAAGATGGCGCTGTATCGGTATGTGCCGGGCAAGGCCGAGTTGGTCGCGTTGATGGTGGACGCCGGGCTCGGCCCGTACCCGACCGGGGCTGAGCGGCATGACGGCTGGCGGGACCGGCTCGAGGACTGGGCTCGTCGACTGATCGCTGTCTTTCGCCGGCACCCATGGGCGCTGGATGCCACCGTCGGGCCGCGGGTCATGGGTCCCGCGGAGCTGTCCTGGATGGAGCGGGCTATCTCGGCGCTGGACGATACGGGCCTCAGCGGCGCCGAGCGGATGGATGCCGCGGTCCTGTTGGCCGGACACGTACGCGCCATCGTCCAGCAGACCCGCGCGGCAGGTCCGGCAGGCAACCCCGAAGCCCAGCTGGGCGCCATCCTCGGAGAGCTGATGCAGGCACACGGTGAGCGCTTCCCCGCCCTCACCGCTGCGCTCGCCTCGGCGGCTCGGCCCGGCGAGGGTGACCAGGCATGGGAGTTCGGCCTGCAGCGCATCCTGGACGGATTGGCCGTACTCATTGACCAGCGCGCCCGCTGA
- a CDS encoding ribonucleotide-diphosphate reductase subunit beta, which yields MTTPNTEKNLLDPGFELTLRPMRYPDFYERYRDAIKNTWTVEEVDLHSDVADLAKLSAGEQHMIGRLVAFFATGDSIVSNNLVLTLYKHINSPEARLYLSRQLFEEAVHVQFYLTLLDTYLPDPDDRAAAFDAVEEIPSIREKAQFCFKWMDSVEKIDRLESKADRRRFLLNLICFAACIEGLFFYGAFAYVYWFRSRGLLHGLATGTNWVFRDETMHMNFAFEVVDTVRKEEPELFDDALQQQVTDMLKEAVEAELQFGRDLCGDGLPGMNTESMREYLQCVADQRLTRLGFAPVYGSENPFSFMELQGVQELTNFFERRPSAYQVAVEGSVGFDDDF from the coding sequence ATGACCACCCCGAACACCGAGAAGAACCTGCTGGACCCGGGCTTCGAACTGACCCTGCGTCCGATGCGCTACCCGGACTTCTACGAGCGCTACCGCGACGCGATCAAGAACACCTGGACCGTGGAGGAGGTCGATCTCCACTCCGACGTGGCCGACCTCGCCAAGCTCTCCGCCGGTGAGCAGCACATGATCGGCCGGCTGGTCGCGTTCTTCGCGACGGGTGACTCGATCGTCTCCAACAACCTGGTGCTGACGCTCTACAAGCACATCAACTCCCCGGAGGCGCGGCTCTATCTGAGCCGTCAGCTCTTCGAGGAGGCGGTGCACGTCCAGTTCTATCTGACGCTGCTCGACACCTATCTGCCGGACCCGGACGACCGCGCGGCCGCCTTCGACGCGGTCGAGGAGATCCCCTCCATCCGCGAGAAGGCCCAGTTCTGCTTCAAGTGGATGGACTCGGTCGAGAAGATCGACCGGCTGGAGTCGAAGGCCGACCGCCGTCGCTTCCTGCTGAACCTGATCTGCTTCGCGGCGTGCATCGAGGGCCTGTTCTTCTACGGCGCGTTCGCGTACGTCTACTGGTTCCGCTCCCGCGGTCTGCTGCACGGTCTGGCCACCGGCACCAACTGGGTGTTCCGGGACGAGACGATGCACATGAACTTCGCCTTCGAGGTCGTGGACACCGTCCGCAAGGAGGAGCCCGAGCTCTTCGACGATGCGCTCCAGCAGCAGGTCACCGACATGCTGAAGGAGGCCGTCGAGGCAGAGCTGCAGTTCGGCCGCGATCTGTGCGGCGACGGTCTGCCCGGTATGAACACCGAGTCGATGCGCGAGTACCTCCAGTGCGTCGCCGACCAGCGGCTGACGCGGCTGGGCTTCGCTCCGGTGTACGGCTCGGAGAATCCGTTCTCCTTCATGGAGCTGCAGGGCGTCCAGGAGCTGACCAACTTCTTCGAACGCCGTCCTTCCGCCTACCAGGTGGCGGTCGAGGGCTCGGTCGGCTTCGACGACGACTTCTAG
- a CDS encoding ribonucleoside-diphosphate reductase subunit alpha: MTIAPADPASGISEQVADGPGTALLRTLTDLTADLPDTDPGRVAAAALRGRHAGSDAAELRSLATDAAAGLISEDPAYSRLAARLLTRHIADEAAGQGAVAFSASVAVGHREGLIADRTAEFVTLHAARLDALVDQSADDRFGYFGLRTLYSRYLLRHPITRQVIETPQHFMLRVACGLAEDASVRALDEVAALYGLMSRLDYLPSSPTLFNSGTRHPQMSSCYLLDSPLDELDSIYDRYHQVARLSKHAGGIGLSYSRIRSRGSLIRGTNGHSNGIVPFLKTLDASVAAVNQGGRRKGAAAVYLETWHSDIEEFLELRDNTGEDARRTHNLNLAHWIPDEFMRRVEADAEWSLFSPADVPELVDLWGDEFDAAYRKAEAAGLAQKSMPARDLYGRMMRTLAQTGQGWMTFKDASNRTANQTAEPGHTVHSSNLCTEILEVTDDGETAVCNLGSVNLGAFVAEGGIDWEQLDETVRTAVTFLDRVVDINFYPTEQAGRSNAKWRPVGLGAMGLQDVFFKLRLPFDSAEAKALSTKIAERIMLAAYEASCDLAERNGPLPAWSRTRAARGVLHPDHYNVELNWPERWDALRARVASSGMRNSLLLAIAPTATIASIAGVYECIEPQVSNLFKRETLSGEFLQVNGYLVAELKKLGVWDAQTREALRESSGSVQGFSWIPADVRALYRTAWEIPQRGLIDMAAARTPFLDQSQSLNLFLETPTIGKLSSMYAYAWKQGLKTTYYLRSRPATRIARAAGSGAAATAASIPVQQSSAPDADAIACSLENPESCEACQ, from the coding sequence GTGACCATCGCGCCAGCCGATCCGGCTTCAGGCATCTCCGAGCAGGTGGCCGACGGCCCCGGGACCGCACTGCTGCGGACCCTGACGGACCTCACCGCCGATCTGCCCGACACCGACCCCGGACGTGTCGCCGCCGCCGCACTGCGCGGCCGGCACGCCGGGTCGGACGCGGCCGAGCTGCGGAGCCTCGCCACCGACGCGGCCGCGGGGCTGATCTCCGAGGACCCTGCCTACTCGCGGCTCGCCGCCCGCCTGCTGACCCGTCATATCGCGGACGAGGCAGCCGGACAGGGCGCGGTGGCCTTCTCCGCATCCGTCGCGGTCGGGCACCGCGAGGGCCTGATCGCGGACCGTACGGCAGAGTTCGTGACGCTGCACGCCGCGCGGCTGGACGCCCTCGTCGACCAGAGCGCCGACGACCGCTTCGGCTACTTCGGTCTGCGCACCCTCTACAGCCGCTATCTGCTCCGGCACCCGATCACCCGTCAGGTCATCGAGACCCCGCAGCACTTCATGCTGCGCGTCGCCTGCGGCCTCGCCGAGGACGCTTCGGTCCGTGCCCTGGACGAGGTCGCCGCGCTGTACGGCCTGATGAGCCGCCTCGACTACCTCCCTTCTTCGCCCACGCTCTTCAACTCCGGCACCCGCCACCCGCAGATGTCGTCCTGCTATCTGCTGGACTCGCCGCTGGACGAGCTCGACTCGATCTACGACCGCTACCACCAGGTGGCCCGCCTTTCGAAGCACGCGGGCGGCATCGGCCTCTCCTACTCCCGTATCCGCTCCCGCGGTTCGCTGATCCGGGGCACCAACGGCCACTCCAACGGCATCGTCCCGTTCCTCAAGACCCTCGACGCCTCGGTCGCCGCGGTGAACCAGGGCGGCAGGCGCAAGGGCGCCGCCGCCGTCTACCTGGAGACCTGGCACTCCGACATCGAGGAGTTCCTGGAGCTGCGCGACAACACCGGTGAGGACGCCCGGCGTACGCACAATCTGAACCTCGCGCACTGGATCCCCGACGAGTTCATGCGCCGCGTCGAGGCGGACGCCGAATGGTCGCTGTTCTCGCCCGCGGATGTGCCGGAGCTGGTCGATCTGTGGGGCGACGAGTTCGACGCGGCGTACCGCAAGGCCGAGGCCGCCGGTCTCGCGCAGAAGTCCATGCCGGCCCGTGACCTTTACGGCCGGATGATGCGGACGCTCGCCCAGACCGGCCAGGGCTGGATGACCTTCAAGGACGCCTCCAACCGCACCGCCAACCAGACGGCGGAGCCGGGCCACACGGTCCACTCCTCGAACCTCTGCACCGAGATCCTCGAGGTGACGGACGACGGTGAGACGGCCGTCTGCAACCTCGGCTCGGTCAACCTGGGTGCGTTCGTCGCCGAGGGCGGAATCGACTGGGAGCAGCTCGACGAGACCGTCCGTACCGCCGTCACCTTCCTCGACCGTGTTGTCGACATCAACTTCTACCCGACCGAGCAGGCCGGCCGCTCCAACGCCAAGTGGCGGCCGGTGGGCCTGGGCGCGATGGGCCTCCAGGACGTCTTCTTCAAGCTCCGCCTGCCCTTCGACTCGGCCGAGGCGAAGGCGCTCTCCACGAAGATCGCCGAGCGGATCATGCTCGCGGCGTACGAGGCGTCCTGCGACCTCGCCGAGCGCAACGGCCCGCTGCCCGCCTGGTCCCGGACGCGCGCGGCCCGTGGCGTGCTGCACCCCGACCACTACAACGTCGAACTGAACTGGCCGGAGCGCTGGGACGCGCTGCGCGCCCGGGTCGCCTCGAGTGGCATGCGCAACTCCCTGCTGCTCGCCATCGCGCCGACCGCGACCATCGCCTCGATCGCAGGTGTCTACGAGTGCATCGAGCCGCAGGTCTCCAATCTCTTCAAGCGCGAGACACTCAGCGGTGAGTTCCTCCAGGTCAACGGCTACCTGGTGGCGGAGCTGAAGAAGCTCGGCGTCTGGGACGCGCAGACCCGTGAGGCGCTGCGCGAGTCCAGCGGCTCGGTGCAGGGCTTCAGCTGGATCCCGGCCGACGTCCGCGCGCTGTACCGCACGGCGTGGGAGATCCCGCAGCGCGGCCTGATCGACATGGCGGCGGCCCGTACGCCGTTCCTGGACCAGAGCCAGTCGCTGAACCTCTTCCTGGAGACGCCGACGATCGGGAAGCTCAGCTCGATGTACGCGTACGCCTGGAAGCAGGGGCTGAAGACGACGTACTACCTGCGCTCCCGGCCGGCGACGCGGATTGCCCGTGCGGCCGGCTCCGGCGCTGCGGCGACCGCCGCCTCCATCCCCGTACAGCAGTCGTCGGCCCCCGACGCGGACGCGATCGCCTGCTCCCTCGAAAACCCCGAGTCCTGCGAGGCCTGCCAGTAA